In Candidatus Binatia bacterium, the genomic stretch CAACGCGGAGGCGTCGCAGATCGAGCGGGTTCAACCACTGATAGAGGCCGGGCGGTACCGGACGCTCTCCGAGTTCGTGCGGGAGGCCATGGACGAAAAGTTGCAACGGATCGAGCGGGAGCGGCTCGCGGAGGCCGTGGAGCGCTACTGCACGGCTGGACACGCGGTTGAAGATCTCGACCTGATCGACGCCCAGGCCTTCGATCGCAAGCAACCGTCACGCAAACCCCGAGGATCCGGCCGTGCAAAGAGGTGAGATCTGGTGGGGAAGCCCTGCCCTACCGGGAGGATCGCGCAAGCGAAGACCGTTCCTGATCGTTTCCCATGAGGCGTTCAATTGCAACGAACACTATCCGAAAGTGATGGTCGTGCATCTCACGACGGTGCGTCGCGCCGAAGGAGCGTATCCCTGGGAAGTCGATCTGCCGCGCGGTAGCGGTGGGCTGGAGGTGAGCAGTGTGGCGAAGTGCGGAGAGATCTACACTCTGCTGAAAGCTCACCTTACCGAGCTTTCTGGGACGCTTCGCAGCGAACACATGGAGCAGGTCGATCGCGTGCTGGCGGTTGCGTTGAGCCTCCCTCGCTGACGGCAGGCGCACACTTTACGCCGGCGCTGGTCGAAACGCTCGCCGACGTGCGCACGCGCGGCTGGCTGGGAACGCCGGGCAGTTGATCCCGGCTAGAACCAATGCCAGTAACTTGAGGGCCTCCGAGGTGGCGGGCACCCTTCGGCCGCTGAGAACATGCGGCCTCCTCAGGGTGAGCGGTATCTTGTGATGCGACAATGATTCTCCGCTCATCCTGAGGAGGCGCCGTCCTTCAGGCGCCGTCTCGAAGGATGCGATCTTGGCACGATGCCGCTTACGTTACTGGCATTGGGGCTAGGCGACGACGCCGGCCCCACGCAGCGCAGCGATCTCGCCGGCCAGACCGATCTCCGCCAGGATCTCGTCGGTATGCTGCCCCAGAGTCGGGGCCGGCGCACCGGGCGCCGCCGGTGTGCCGTGAAAGCGTGCCGGCGGCCGCGTCTCGCGTAGCTTGCCCGCCACCGGGTGCTCTCGTTCGAAGAAAATGCCATTGACCTGTACCTGGGGGTCATCGGGAAGTTCCTCGAGCGTACGCACAA encodes the following:
- a CDS encoding type II toxin-antitoxin system PemK/MazF family toxin; the protein is MQRGEIWWGSPALPGGSRKRRPFLIVSHEAFNCNEHYPKVMVVHLTTVRRAEGAYPWEVDLPRGSGGLEVSSVAKCGEIYTLLKAHLTELSGTLRSEHMEQVDRVLAVALSLPR